The Ooceraea biroi isolate clonal line C1 chromosome 1, Obir_v5.4, whole genome shotgun sequence genome has a window encoding:
- the LOC105280268 gene encoding bromodomain adjacent to zinc finger domain protein 1A isoform X2, with amino-acid sequence MPLLRKQPFQRLHVSSDFRDDDEVYHCEVTNEIFKDYNEFCERIILCNSLIWSCSITGKTNMTFEEALQCEENAKKSLKEFPMELRIPILYLASKTNRSSFNEMIEDVYQFARDRYFVGEMVEASFTEDSWCNCHVLQVIVPSEQQVKAYMNENSNLQEHYYHPPAKLFRYEVEQLDSGDSDVSEIMIVEASQVRRRKQHYSRERNKIFLRQLCEQNSNGIWVVKESVLEKYGINKVRFDTIFAGTLPDFTVRVKKSVKHKQESIDKFLTSTVSKQKTLEKVDPLKKVSDSGKVNDTGAIKKFRKPRMNGKFKEELKAKALEEKAKRKEERALKSERKKEKKQKSAALAAYMKLWNKPREDLECEDLCPIPEPTAIKCNIPNEKFGDFAMILEFLAFFNEELEVSVYFSGGFNLELLERALLTEEASGPWSDLLQLLLLNILKYQAEEDNEVDAQASTLLDNISPYEGASSMAKAIKLATMASTWCSTYQGCKLLELTLDHVTLSEILRQHLLSSGGRISEAASKWRYSQKGGYTNFDDPALLLRINDAYLLRLLGHRNVSELNLDDKIKIVMCLINQLFTFASIRDAIEERHDKLHQAKKELKLFLLAEQKKEKEEKEKMREREKEGKLEEEDAKPKKITRGNYDEERKKEEYENKLRELQQASRNDKMMLYLGADRAHRRYWRLLSIPGLFVENDERWPGSCLAEGTPHHPELQDKEATYAYLKTKFEDEFSDKENSFKKSKKSPKKLLSSDKSSVKSSRKEFKQDLTNIKKGLVLCTGDKDCPVHCKRSPIKWSFYGKQEDVQALIDSLSTRGVRESELRNNLLQEMDSLLLVIDECPKHRLNPDVFSDLKGQISKSITRKNKYENANLTFPPETTIEEAMELTLRDHILDFEDKINAGCLGCLKIIDRTVWRNAIVQRGYDKQCDKLMCAGNEIDLDTPANTLVDKIKNEFKHSRPGTPDSEVGSINIKTYRDPGMYLGLPDETEMTLDQKQQTIIKQLACAILQLSHAIEQRYLQRPLGPDQKDKKWSGEEARERWEQSLVASTNWSQLFVHLSTLHNSVAWDRSALNAQCRICRRRRDAENMLLCDGCNRGHHLYCLKPKLNAVPSGDWFCTACKPPEIKPKGKTQKRKRFEEEIDDEPILTKETRHNRAKRVPHSDDEGDQVDEEDDEESEEDINIRLENLCASCKTGGRLIACDTCPNRYHLECVEPPLSRAPRGRWSCFKCKNKRRNATKVRGRERDKERLCAAAARSRIHGFAKSLLTTESTDWDDSSASDDTEPRQTRRATKRAAEIEHEGDKNSIKGSMAKLQELLTDVRHHRDSWPFLSPVTKNEVPDYHDIISNPMDFGTIKYKLGNGDYEALDQFFSDCQLVFENCRLYNKEHSSVYNYVYRAGTRLFKYVEKRCKELSLNFNQVQIFEEEEPKVKRARLDEDHVERNGAIDSGEDDDETETRKKR; translated from the exons ATGCCGCTGCTACGTAAACAGCCGTTTCAACGGCTTCATGTTTCCTCCGATTTTAGAGACGATGATGAAGTGTACCATTGCGAAGTTACCAACGAGATATTTAAAGATTACAA tgAATTTTGCGAGAGAATTATTTTGTGCAACTCGCTCATATGGTCATGTAGTATAACGGGTAAGACTAATATGACATTTGAGGAAGCTTTACAATGTGAAGAGAATGCAAAGAAGAGTTTGAAAGAGTTTCCGATGGAG TTGCGAATCCCTATATTGTATCTTGCTAGTAAAACAAACAGGTCCTCgtttaacgaaatgatcgaAGACGTTTATCAATTTGCGAGAGATCGCTATTTCGTAGGAGAAATGGTGGAGGCTAGCTTCACGGAAGATTCCTGGTGTAACTGCCACGTTCTTCAAGTCATTGTACCTTCCGAGCAACAAGTTAAGGCATATATGAACGAAAATAGCAA TCTACAGGAGCATTATTATCATCCACCGGCAAAATTATTTCGTTACGAGGTAGAACAATTGGATTCTGGAGATTCCGATGTCAGCGAGATCATGATAGTGGAAGCGTCGCAGGTTAGAAGACGGAAGCAGCATTATAGCAGAGAGCGTAACAAGATATTTCTTCGTCAACTCTGTGAACAAAATAGTAACGGTATATGGGTCGTAAAG GAAAGCGTATTGGAAAAGTATGGAATTAACAAAGTACGTTTCGATACGATATTTGCTGGGACACTTCCAGATTTTACAGTGCGCGTGAAGAAATCTGTCAAGCATAAACAAGAATCGATAGATAAATTTCTTACTTCGACCGTGTCGAAGCAGAAAACACTGGAGAAGGTGGATCCTTTGAAGAAAGTTAGCGACAGTGGAAAAGTGAACGATACCGGTGCGATAAAGAAATTTCGTAAACCAAG AATGAATGGCAAGTTTAAAGAAGAACTTAAAGCGAAAGCTCTGGAGGAGAAAGCAAAGCGTAAGGAGGAAAGAGCACTGAAAAGCGAacggaaaaaggagaaaaagcaAAAGTCGGCAGCTTTGGCCGCGTACATGAAACTGTGGAACAAGCCGAGGGAAGATCTCGAGTGCGAGGATCTTTGTCCTATTCCTGAACCTACTGCCATCAAATGCAACATACCAAACGAGAAATTCGGAGACTTTGCCATGATATTAGAATTCCTTGCATTTTTTAACGAGGAGTTGGAGGTATCTGTATATTTCTCAGGAGGATTCAATTTGGAACTATTGGAAAGGGCATTGTTGACTGAAGAAGCATCCGGTCCTTGGAGTGATCTCTTGCAACTGTTGTTATTAAACATATTGAAATATCAAGCGGAGGAAGACAATGAAGTCGACGCGCAAGCGTCTACTTTGCTAGACAATATTAGTCCTTACGAAGGAGCGTCGTCGATGGCGAAGGCCATAAAACTTGCCACGATGGCTTCTACATGGTGCTCGACTTATCAAGGCTGCAAATTGTTGGAACTTACGCTGGACCACGTAACTTTAAGCGAAATTCTCAGGCAACATCTATTAAGCTCCGGAGGACGTATAAGCGAAGCCGCTTCCAAATGGCGTTATTCGCAAAAGG GTGGTTATACAAATTTCGACGATCCTGCGCTCCTTCTGAGGATTAACGACGCTTACCTCTTGCGATTGTTGGGCCACCGAAATGTCAGCGAGCTTAACTTGGATGATAAAATCAAAATCGTGATGTGTTTGATCAATCAGCTGTTTACGTTTGCATCGATCCGCGATGCGATCGAGGAACGACACGATAAGCTGCACCAAGCTAAGAAAGAATTAAAGCTGTTCTTACTCGCCGAgcagaagaaggagaaggaggagaaagagaagatgaGGGAACGCGAGAAGGAAGGAAAACTCGAGGAGGAAGATGCAAAGCCGAAGAAAATTACACGCGGCAATTAcgacgaagaaaggaaaaaagaagaatatgaGAACAAGCTGAGAGAATTACAACAAGCGTCGAGGAACGACAAAATGATGCTTTACTTGGGCGCGGATAGAGCCCATCGAAGATATTGGAGACTTCTGTCTATTCCAG GATTGTTCGTAGAAAATGACGAACGGTGGCCTGGAAGCTGTCTTGCCGAAGGCACTCCGCACCATCCAGAGTTGCAAGATAAGGAGGCAACATACGCGTATCTAAAAACGAAATTTGAGGATGAGTTTAGCGACAAAGAGAACAGCTTTAAGAAATCGAAAAAGTCACCGAAGAAGCTTCTCTCCTCTGACAAGAGCAGCGTTAAATCGTCTCGAAAGGAGTTCAAGCAAGATCTTACCAATATTAAAAAGGGCTTGGTATTGTGCACGGGAGATAAAGACTGTCCGGTTCATTGTAAGAGATCGCCGATCAAGTGGAGCTTTTACGGGAAGCAAGAAGACGTTCAAGCATTGATAGACAGCTTAAGCACAAGGGGCGTCAGGGAGAGCGAGCTTAGAAATAACCTTTTACAAGAGATGGACAGTTTGCTTCTGGTTATCGACGAGTGTCCTAAGCACAGATTAAATCCGGACGTA TTTTCAGATCTCAAGGGACAAATTAGTAAGTCGATTACGAGGAAAAACAAGTACGAGAACGCAAACTTAACTTTCCCTCCCGAAACGACGATCGAGGAAGCGATGGAATTGACGTTGAGAGATCACATTTTGGACTTTGAAGACAAGATCAATGCAGGTTGTTTGGGATGTCTGAAGATAATCGATCGCACCGTCTGGAGGAACGCGATCGTTCAGAGAGGTTACGACAAACAATGTGACAAATTGATGTGCGCCGGCAATGAGATCGATCTAGACACACCGGCAAATACTTTAGTAGACAAGATAAAGAACGAGTTTAAGCACAGTAGACCCGGTACTCCCGACTCCGAGGTTGGAAGTATCAACATAAAGACTTACAGAGATCCAGGAATGTACTTAGGTTTACCCGATGAAACCGAAATGACGCTCGACCAAAAGCAGCAGACGATCATCAAGCAGTTGGCGTGCGCTATTTTGCAGCTGTCCCACGCTATAGAGCAGAGGTACTTACAGAGACCGTTAGGACCCGACCAAAAGGATAAAAAGTGGTCGGGCGAAGAAGCGCGAGAGAGATGGGAACAATCACTCGTAGCGTCGACCAACTGGTCTCAATTGTTCGTTCACTTGAGCACGCTGCACAACAGTGTCGCATGGGACAGGAGCGCGTTAAACGCTCAGTGTCGCATATGTCGGAGGCGTAGAGACGCGGAGAACATGTTACTCTGCGATGGATGCAACCGCGGACATCACCTCTATTGTCTCAAGCCAAAACTTAAT GCCGTACCGTCTGGAGACTGGTTTTGTACCGCGTGTAAACCGCCGGAGATCAAGCCCAAGGGGAAAACTCAAAAGCGAAAGAGGTTCGAAGAGGAGATTGACGATGAACCGATATTGACCAAAGAGACACGGCACAATCGCGCGAAGCGCGTGCCTCACAGCGACGATGAGGGCGATCAGGTGGATGAAGAGGACGATGAGGAGAGTGAGGAGGATAT AAATATACGATTGGAAAATCTATGTGCATCGTGTAAGACTGGTGGCAGGCTGATCGCTTGTGATACGTGTCCAAATCGTTATCACCTGGAATGCGTAGAACCGCCATTGTCGAGGGCTCCCAGAGGAAGATGGTCTTGCTTCAAGTGcaagaataaaagaagaaatgcgACAAAAG TGAGGGGGCGCGAAAGGGACAAGGAGAGGCTGTGCGCAGCAGCAGCACGCTCTCGCATCCATGGCTTTGCCAAGAGCCTCCTCACTACAGAATCTACAGACTGGGACG ATAGTAGCGCATCGGATGACACCGAACCAAGGCAGACGCGACGCGCAACGAAACGAGCAGCGGAGATTGAGCATGAAGGGGACAAGAATTCAATTAAGGGATCAATGGCAAAGTTGCAAGAATTATTAACCGACGTTAGGCACCACAGGGATTCATGGCCGTTTTTGTCACCCGTTACAAAAAACGAAGTTCCAGATTATCATGATATCATTTCTAATCCGATGGACTTTGGAACGATAAAATACAAACTTGGTAATGGTGACTACGAAGCGTTAGATCAATTTTTTTCCGATTGCCAGTTGGTCTTCGAAAACTGTAGATTGTACAACAAGGAACACAGTTCCGTATACAA ttaCGTGTACAGGGCGGGCACGCGGCTGTTCAAATACGTTGAGAAACGTTGCAAGGAATTGAGCTTGAATTTCAACCAAGTACAAATattcgaagaagaagaaccgAAGGTGAAGAGGGCAAGATTGGACGAGGACCATGTGGAACGAAACGGGGCAATCGACAGCGGCGAGGACGATGATGAAACGGAGACACGGAAGAAGAGATAG
- the LOC105280268 gene encoding bromodomain adjacent to zinc finger domain protein 1A isoform X3 — MPLLRKQPFQRLHVSSDFRDDDEVYHCEVTNEIFKDYNEFCERIILCNSLIWSCSITGKTNMTFEEALQCEENAKKSLKEFPMELRIPILYLASKTNRSSFNEMIEDVYQFARDRYFVGEMVEASFTEDSWCNCHVLQVIVPSEQQVKAYMNENSNSLQEHYYHPPAKLFRYEVEQLDSGDSDVSEIMIVEASQVRRRKQHYSRERNKIFLRQLCEQNSNGIWVVKESVLEKYGINKVRFDTIFAGTLPDFTVRVKKSVKHKQESIDKFLTSTVSKQKTLEKVDPLKKVSDSGKVNDTGAIKKFRKPRMNGKFKEELKAKALEEKAKRKEERALKSERKKEKKQKSAALAAYMKLWNKPREDLECEDLCPIPEPTAIKCNIPNEKFGDFAMILEFLAFFNEELEVSVYFSGGFNLELLERALLTEEASGPWSDLLQLLLLNILKYQAEEDNEVDAQASTLLDNISPYEGASSMAKAIKLATMASTWCSTYQGCKLLELTLDHVTLSEILRQHLLSSGGRISEAASKWRYSQKGGYTNFDDPALLLRINDAYLLRLLGHRNVSELNLDDKIKIVMCLINQLFTFASIRDAIEERHDKLHQAKKELKLFLLAEQKKEKEEKEKMREREKEGKLEEEDAKPKKITRGNYDEERKKEEYENKLRELQQASRNDKMMLYLGADRAHRRYWRLLSIPGLFVENDERWPGSCLAEGTPHHPELQDKEATYAYLKTKFEDEFSDKENSFKKSKKSPKKLLSSDKSSVKSSRKEFKQDLTNIKKGLVLCTGDKDCPVHCKRSPIKWSFYGKQEDVQALIDSLSTRGVRESELRNNLLQEMDSLLLVIDECPKHRLNPDVFSDLKGQISKSITRKNKYENANLTFPPETTIEEAMELTLRDHILDFEDKINAGCLGCLKIIDRTVWRNAIVQRGYDKQCDKLMCAGNEIDLDTPANTLVDKIKNEFKHSRPGTPDSEVGSINIKTYRDPGMYLGLPDETEMTLDQKQQTIIKQLACAILQLSHAIEQRYLQRPLGPDQKDKKWSGEEARERWEQSLVASTNWSQLFVHLSTLHNSVAWDRSALNAQCRICRRRRDAENMLLCDGCNRGHHLYCLKPKLNAVPSGDWFCTACKPPEIKPKGKTQKRKRFEEEIDDEPILTKETRHNRAKRVPHSDDEGDQVDEEDDEESEEDINIRLENLCASCKTGGRLIACDTCPNRYHLECVEPPLSRAPRGRWSCFKCKNKRRNATKVRGRERDKERLCAAAARSRIHGFAKSLLTTESTDWDDSSASDDTEPRQTRRATKRAAEIEHEGDKNSIKGSMAKLQELLTDVRHHRDSWPFLSPVTKNEVPDYHDIISNPMDFGTIKYKLGNGDYEALDQFFSDCQLVFENCRLYNKEHSSVYKAGTRLFKYVEKRCKELSLNFNQVQIFEEEEPKVKRARLDEDHVERNGAIDSGEDDDETETRKKR, encoded by the exons ATGCCGCTGCTACGTAAACAGCCGTTTCAACGGCTTCATGTTTCCTCCGATTTTAGAGACGATGATGAAGTGTACCATTGCGAAGTTACCAACGAGATATTTAAAGATTACAA tgAATTTTGCGAGAGAATTATTTTGTGCAACTCGCTCATATGGTCATGTAGTATAACGGGTAAGACTAATATGACATTTGAGGAAGCTTTACAATGTGAAGAGAATGCAAAGAAGAGTTTGAAAGAGTTTCCGATGGAG TTGCGAATCCCTATATTGTATCTTGCTAGTAAAACAAACAGGTCCTCgtttaacgaaatgatcgaAGACGTTTATCAATTTGCGAGAGATCGCTATTTCGTAGGAGAAATGGTGGAGGCTAGCTTCACGGAAGATTCCTGGTGTAACTGCCACGTTCTTCAAGTCATTGTACCTTCCGAGCAACAAGTTAAGGCATATATGAACGAAAATAGCAA CAGTCTACAGGAGCATTATTATCATCCACCGGCAAAATTATTTCGTTACGAGGTAGAACAATTGGATTCTGGAGATTCCGATGTCAGCGAGATCATGATAGTGGAAGCGTCGCAGGTTAGAAGACGGAAGCAGCATTATAGCAGAGAGCGTAACAAGATATTTCTTCGTCAACTCTGTGAACAAAATAGTAACGGTATATGGGTCGTAAAG GAAAGCGTATTGGAAAAGTATGGAATTAACAAAGTACGTTTCGATACGATATTTGCTGGGACACTTCCAGATTTTACAGTGCGCGTGAAGAAATCTGTCAAGCATAAACAAGAATCGATAGATAAATTTCTTACTTCGACCGTGTCGAAGCAGAAAACACTGGAGAAGGTGGATCCTTTGAAGAAAGTTAGCGACAGTGGAAAAGTGAACGATACCGGTGCGATAAAGAAATTTCGTAAACCAAG AATGAATGGCAAGTTTAAAGAAGAACTTAAAGCGAAAGCTCTGGAGGAGAAAGCAAAGCGTAAGGAGGAAAGAGCACTGAAAAGCGAacggaaaaaggagaaaaagcaAAAGTCGGCAGCTTTGGCCGCGTACATGAAACTGTGGAACAAGCCGAGGGAAGATCTCGAGTGCGAGGATCTTTGTCCTATTCCTGAACCTACTGCCATCAAATGCAACATACCAAACGAGAAATTCGGAGACTTTGCCATGATATTAGAATTCCTTGCATTTTTTAACGAGGAGTTGGAGGTATCTGTATATTTCTCAGGAGGATTCAATTTGGAACTATTGGAAAGGGCATTGTTGACTGAAGAAGCATCCGGTCCTTGGAGTGATCTCTTGCAACTGTTGTTATTAAACATATTGAAATATCAAGCGGAGGAAGACAATGAAGTCGACGCGCAAGCGTCTACTTTGCTAGACAATATTAGTCCTTACGAAGGAGCGTCGTCGATGGCGAAGGCCATAAAACTTGCCACGATGGCTTCTACATGGTGCTCGACTTATCAAGGCTGCAAATTGTTGGAACTTACGCTGGACCACGTAACTTTAAGCGAAATTCTCAGGCAACATCTATTAAGCTCCGGAGGACGTATAAGCGAAGCCGCTTCCAAATGGCGTTATTCGCAAAAGG GTGGTTATACAAATTTCGACGATCCTGCGCTCCTTCTGAGGATTAACGACGCTTACCTCTTGCGATTGTTGGGCCACCGAAATGTCAGCGAGCTTAACTTGGATGATAAAATCAAAATCGTGATGTGTTTGATCAATCAGCTGTTTACGTTTGCATCGATCCGCGATGCGATCGAGGAACGACACGATAAGCTGCACCAAGCTAAGAAAGAATTAAAGCTGTTCTTACTCGCCGAgcagaagaaggagaaggaggagaaagagaagatgaGGGAACGCGAGAAGGAAGGAAAACTCGAGGAGGAAGATGCAAAGCCGAAGAAAATTACACGCGGCAATTAcgacgaagaaaggaaaaaagaagaatatgaGAACAAGCTGAGAGAATTACAACAAGCGTCGAGGAACGACAAAATGATGCTTTACTTGGGCGCGGATAGAGCCCATCGAAGATATTGGAGACTTCTGTCTATTCCAG GATTGTTCGTAGAAAATGACGAACGGTGGCCTGGAAGCTGTCTTGCCGAAGGCACTCCGCACCATCCAGAGTTGCAAGATAAGGAGGCAACATACGCGTATCTAAAAACGAAATTTGAGGATGAGTTTAGCGACAAAGAGAACAGCTTTAAGAAATCGAAAAAGTCACCGAAGAAGCTTCTCTCCTCTGACAAGAGCAGCGTTAAATCGTCTCGAAAGGAGTTCAAGCAAGATCTTACCAATATTAAAAAGGGCTTGGTATTGTGCACGGGAGATAAAGACTGTCCGGTTCATTGTAAGAGATCGCCGATCAAGTGGAGCTTTTACGGGAAGCAAGAAGACGTTCAAGCATTGATAGACAGCTTAAGCACAAGGGGCGTCAGGGAGAGCGAGCTTAGAAATAACCTTTTACAAGAGATGGACAGTTTGCTTCTGGTTATCGACGAGTGTCCTAAGCACAGATTAAATCCGGACGTA TTTTCAGATCTCAAGGGACAAATTAGTAAGTCGATTACGAGGAAAAACAAGTACGAGAACGCAAACTTAACTTTCCCTCCCGAAACGACGATCGAGGAAGCGATGGAATTGACGTTGAGAGATCACATTTTGGACTTTGAAGACAAGATCAATGCAGGTTGTTTGGGATGTCTGAAGATAATCGATCGCACCGTCTGGAGGAACGCGATCGTTCAGAGAGGTTACGACAAACAATGTGACAAATTGATGTGCGCCGGCAATGAGATCGATCTAGACACACCGGCAAATACTTTAGTAGACAAGATAAAGAACGAGTTTAAGCACAGTAGACCCGGTACTCCCGACTCCGAGGTTGGAAGTATCAACATAAAGACTTACAGAGATCCAGGAATGTACTTAGGTTTACCCGATGAAACCGAAATGACGCTCGACCAAAAGCAGCAGACGATCATCAAGCAGTTGGCGTGCGCTATTTTGCAGCTGTCCCACGCTATAGAGCAGAGGTACTTACAGAGACCGTTAGGACCCGACCAAAAGGATAAAAAGTGGTCGGGCGAAGAAGCGCGAGAGAGATGGGAACAATCACTCGTAGCGTCGACCAACTGGTCTCAATTGTTCGTTCACTTGAGCACGCTGCACAACAGTGTCGCATGGGACAGGAGCGCGTTAAACGCTCAGTGTCGCATATGTCGGAGGCGTAGAGACGCGGAGAACATGTTACTCTGCGATGGATGCAACCGCGGACATCACCTCTATTGTCTCAAGCCAAAACTTAAT GCCGTACCGTCTGGAGACTGGTTTTGTACCGCGTGTAAACCGCCGGAGATCAAGCCCAAGGGGAAAACTCAAAAGCGAAAGAGGTTCGAAGAGGAGATTGACGATGAACCGATATTGACCAAAGAGACACGGCACAATCGCGCGAAGCGCGTGCCTCACAGCGACGATGAGGGCGATCAGGTGGATGAAGAGGACGATGAGGAGAGTGAGGAGGATAT AAATATACGATTGGAAAATCTATGTGCATCGTGTAAGACTGGTGGCAGGCTGATCGCTTGTGATACGTGTCCAAATCGTTATCACCTGGAATGCGTAGAACCGCCATTGTCGAGGGCTCCCAGAGGAAGATGGTCTTGCTTCAAGTGcaagaataaaagaagaaatgcgACAAAAG TGAGGGGGCGCGAAAGGGACAAGGAGAGGCTGTGCGCAGCAGCAGCACGCTCTCGCATCCATGGCTTTGCCAAGAGCCTCCTCACTACAGAATCTACAGACTGGGACG ATAGTAGCGCATCGGATGACACCGAACCAAGGCAGACGCGACGCGCAACGAAACGAGCAGCGGAGATTGAGCATGAAGGGGACAAGAATTCAATTAAGGGATCAATGGCAAAGTTGCAAGAATTATTAACCGACGTTAGGCACCACAGGGATTCATGGCCGTTTTTGTCACCCGTTACAAAAAACGAAGTTCCAGATTATCATGATATCATTTCTAATCCGATGGACTTTGGAACGATAAAATACAAACTTGGTAATGGTGACTACGAAGCGTTAGATCAATTTTTTTCCGATTGCCAGTTGGTCTTCGAAAACTGTAGATTGTACAACAAGGAACACAGTTCCGTATACAA GGCGGGCACGCGGCTGTTCAAATACGTTGAGAAACGTTGCAAGGAATTGAGCTTGAATTTCAACCAAGTACAAATattcgaagaagaagaaccgAAGGTGAAGAGGGCAAGATTGGACGAGGACCATGTGGAACGAAACGGGGCAATCGACAGCGGCGAGGACGATGATGAAACGGAGACACGGAAGAAGAGATAG